From a region of the Pseudomonadales bacterium genome:
- the moeB gene encoding molybdopterin-synthase adenylyltransferase MoeB — protein MAAEVAVDEASVDEVASWLQQSPALVVLDVRETDEHAAGIVAGALCLPRALIATHIAKLVPDKQRLIVAYCGSGVRSQLASQALADLGYSRVCSMRGGFAEWQRAGHAWVVPAGDADGRAAPLTAEQTTRYARHVRLPEIGVAGQRRLLAARVLCVGAGGLGSPAGLYLAAAGIGTLGIVDSDVVELSNLQRQVLHASDRLGMPKVDSAGQTLRALNPDVRVIRIAERLGAANALAILADYDLIVDGSDNFATRYLINDAALRLRKPVIHAAIQRFEGQLTAFAADGAPCYRCLFPQPPPADTAPSCAEAGVLGTLPGVLGVLQATEAIKQILGIGRGLVGRLVTYDALAMSFTELRLQRDPHCPTCGEGVDRSAIQPRDQAPDCSAA, from the coding sequence GTGGCGGCTGAGGTGGCAGTCGACGAAGCGAGTGTCGACGAGGTCGCCTCGTGGCTGCAGCAGTCACCGGCGCTGGTCGTGCTCGACGTTCGCGAAACCGACGAACACGCTGCCGGCATCGTGGCTGGCGCCCTGTGCTTGCCGCGCGCGCTGATCGCCACGCACATTGCCAAGCTCGTCCCGGACAAGCAGCGCCTCATCGTCGCCTATTGCGGCAGCGGCGTGCGGTCGCAGCTTGCCTCGCAGGCGCTTGCCGACCTGGGTTACTCGCGCGTGTGTTCGATGCGCGGCGGCTTCGCCGAATGGCAACGCGCCGGACACGCATGGGTCGTTCCCGCAGGCGATGCCGACGGCCGTGCGGCGCCGCTCACCGCCGAGCAGACAACGCGCTACGCGCGCCACGTGCGGCTGCCGGAAATCGGCGTGGCGGGGCAGCGCAGGTTGCTGGCGGCGCGTGTGCTGTGCGTCGGTGCGGGAGGTCTCGGCTCACCCGCCGGCCTGTATCTCGCGGCTGCCGGAATCGGCACACTGGGGATCGTCGATTCCGATGTCGTCGAACTGAGCAACCTGCAGCGACAGGTGCTCCACGCCAGCGACCGCCTGGGCATGCCCAAGGTCGACAGCGCCGGTCAAACGCTTCGCGCCCTCAATCCGGATGTCCGGGTGATTCGCATCGCCGAGCGTCTCGGCGCCGCGAACGCGCTCGCGATACTCGCGGACTACGACCTCATCGTCGACGGCAGCGACAACTTTGCGACCCGTTACCTCATCAACGACGCGGCTCTGCGCCTTCGCAAGCCCGTGATCCACGCGGCCATCCAGCGTTTCGAAGGACAGCTGACAGCCTTCGCCGCCGATGGGGCACCGTGCTATCGCTGCCTCTTCCCGCAGCCACCGCCCGCGGACACCGCGCCGTCCTGCGCGGAAGCGGGGGTGCTCGGCACACTGCCCGGCGTGCTTGGCGTTCTGCAGGCCACCGAGGCGATCAAGCAGATCCTCGGCATCGGCAGGGGCCTGGTCGGTCGCCTCGTCACCTACGACGCTCTCGCGATGAGCTTCACGGAGCTCAGGCTGCAGCGCGACCCGCACTGCCCGACGTGCGGCGAAGGCGTCGATCGCTCGGCGATCCAGCCGCGGGATCAGGCACCGGACTGCAGCGCGGCCTGA
- a CDS encoding MoaD/ThiS family protein encodes MKVVIPGPLRSYTNEREVAACGATLGDALVNLERQFPGIRHRLIDEQGEVRPHMRIFINGEQCFDLRQRVDPRDVLQIIQALSGG; translated from the coding sequence GTGAAAGTCGTGATTCCGGGCCCGCTGCGCTCCTACACGAACGAGCGGGAAGTTGCGGCTTGCGGCGCGACACTGGGTGACGCCCTGGTCAATCTCGAGCGGCAGTTCCCGGGCATCCGTCATCGACTGATCGACGAACAGGGCGAGGTGCGCCCGCACATGCGCATCTTCATCAATGGCGAGCAGTGCTTCGATCTGCGCCAGCGCGTGGATCCACGCGACGTGCTGCAGATCATCCAGGCGCTGAGTGGCGGCTGA
- a CDS encoding DJ-1/PfpI family protein → MLINILAYPGMTMLDAVGPYEVLSRLPGARLQFVALDNEPITSDTGFMRFLPTCDVAAAGRSDVLLVPGGPPAKVMPVAQDPSVQRWLQAQHAQTRITASVCTGALILIAAGIVTQGDVSTHWEAAETVEEMGLHYSGKRFTRSGKVFMAAGVSAGIDLALVLCAEIADPVTAQAIQVGIEYDPEPPFPYGGSDPIIRQRSHDLLMASLG, encoded by the coding sequence ATGCTGATCAATATTCTGGCTTATCCGGGCATGACGATGCTCGATGCGGTAGGACCTTATGAAGTATTGAGCCGGCTGCCGGGAGCAAGACTGCAGTTCGTCGCGCTGGACAACGAGCCGATCACGTCCGACACGGGGTTCATGCGTTTCCTGCCGACTTGCGACGTGGCTGCCGCAGGTCGCTCCGATGTGCTGCTGGTGCCCGGTGGGCCACCTGCAAAGGTGATGCCGGTTGCGCAGGACCCGTCCGTCCAGCGCTGGCTGCAGGCGCAGCATGCCCAAACGCGCATCACGGCTTCGGTCTGCACGGGTGCACTGATCCTGATCGCAGCCGGGATCGTCACCCAGGGTGATGTCTCGACGCACTGGGAGGCGGCTGAGACGGTCGAGGAGATGGGGCTGCACTACAGTGGGAAACGCTTCACCCGGTCGGGCAAGGTGTTCATGGCAGCAGGCGTTTCTGCCGGAATCGACCTGGCGCTGGTCCTGTGTGCCGAAATTGCTGATCCGGTGACGGCTCAGGCCATCCAGGTCGGCATCGAATACGATCCTGAACCTCCTTTTCCTTACGGTGGATCAGACCCCATCATCAGGCAGAGGTCTCATGATCTGTTGATGGCGTCGCTGGGATGA
- a CDS encoding aldo/keto reductase encodes MQYRRLGRCGLRVSALSLGSWVTYHNQVDHHAAVEMMAAAFDAGVNFFDNAEAYAQGQSEVVMGAALKTLKWPRLNYVVSTKFFWGLGRDAGAVNRKNTLNRKYLLDAIDGSLQRFGLDHIDLIYCHRPDPQTPVEETARAMSDIIEQGKALYWGTSEWSADDIRAACAVAERHGWHKPVVEQPQYNLFHRRRVEHEYARLYEDIGLGLTTWSPLASGLLSGKYRRGVPAGSRGAMEGMSFLHADLADQAKTAAVAELEALAAELGATAAQLAIAWAAANPRVSSVITGASKLSQLQDNLGAMAVLPGLTPEVKARIEAITQGLADRESAAP; translated from the coding sequence ATGCAATACCGCCGTCTCGGCCGCTGCGGCCTGCGCGTCAGCGCTTTGTCGCTGGGGTCCTGGGTGACTTACCACAACCAGGTGGACCACCATGCGGCGGTCGAGATGATGGCCGCCGCCTTCGACGCCGGCGTCAACTTCTTCGACAACGCCGAGGCGTATGCCCAAGGACAAAGCGAGGTCGTCATGGGCGCGGCGCTGAAGACACTCAAGTGGCCGCGCTTGAACTACGTCGTCTCGACCAAGTTCTTCTGGGGCCTGGGGCGCGACGCCGGGGCGGTCAACCGCAAGAACACGCTGAATCGCAAGTATCTGCTGGATGCCATCGACGGCTCGCTGCAACGCTTCGGCCTGGACCATATCGACCTGATCTACTGCCACCGCCCCGACCCGCAGACGCCGGTCGAGGAGACGGCGCGCGCGATGAGCGACATCATCGAGCAAGGCAAGGCGCTCTACTGGGGCACGAGCGAGTGGAGCGCCGACGACATCCGCGCCGCCTGTGCCGTCGCCGAACGCCACGGCTGGCACAAGCCGGTAGTCGAGCAGCCGCAATACAACCTGTTCCATCGCCGGCGCGTCGAACACGAGTACGCGCGGCTCTACGAGGACATCGGGCTTGGCCTCACGACCTGGAGCCCGCTCGCGTCCGGACTGCTGAGCGGCAAGTACCGCCGCGGCGTTCCCGCCGGCAGCCGCGGCGCGATGGAAGGCATGTCGTTCCTGCACGCAGACCTGGCCGACCAGGCAAAGACCGCCGCGGTGGCCGAACTCGAAGCGCTTGCCGCCGAACTCGGCGCCACGGCGGCGCAACTGGCGATCGCCTGGGCGGCGGCCAACCCGCGCGTGAGCAGCGTCATCACCGGAGCGTCGAAGCTGAGTCAGTTGCAGGACAACCTGGGCGCCATGGCCGTATTGCCCGGCTTGACGCCCGAAGTCAAGGCGCGTATCGAGGCGATCACGCAAGGCCTCGCCGACCGGGAAAGCGCGGCACCATGA
- the vsr gene encoding DNA mismatch endonuclease Vsr: protein MTDVVDAQTRSRMMAGIRGANTRPEMVIRRGLHRAGFRYRLHVRKIPGRPDIVLPKYEAIVLVNGCFWHGHNCPLYRIPSTRREFWKEKVRQNRLRDRRNLHIYRESGWRVAIVWECALKGPDQIGDDVVIERLHRWLLSKRREQEIKGRALPGALGRQPAKRAMKNA from the coding sequence ATGACGGATGTGGTTGACGCGCAAACACGCTCGCGCATGATGGCCGGCATACGGGGCGCGAACACAAGGCCGGAAATGGTGATCCGGCGCGGCCTCCATCGCGCAGGTTTTCGCTACAGACTGCACGTGCGCAAGATCCCCGGTCGGCCGGATATCGTGCTGCCGAAATATGAGGCCATAGTGCTGGTGAACGGCTGCTTCTGGCATGGTCACAACTGTCCGCTATACAGGATTCCCTCGACGCGCCGCGAATTCTGGAAGGAGAAGGTCCGCCAGAACCGGTTGCGAGACCGGCGCAACCTGCACATTTATCGCGAATCGGGATGGCGAGTCGCGATCGTATGGGAGTGCGCGCTGAAGGGGCCTGATCAGATCGGCGATGATGTGGTGATCGAGCGTCTGCACCGCTGGCTGCTGTCTAAGCGCCGCGAGCAGGAAATCAAGGGCCGTGCGCTGCCAGGTGCACTCGGGCGCCAGCCCGCAAAGCGCGCGATGAAGAACGCTTGA
- a CDS encoding glycosyl hydrolase — MAHKTLLLVATRKGAWILHGDGARKRWRIDGPHFLGNIIHHLVLDPRDGRTLLAAASTGHLGPTLFRSLDRGRSWREVKRPPAFAKVPEGEKGRVVNHTFWLTPGLESQPGVWYAGTSPHGLFCSEDGGDSWEECAGLNDDPQYREWMGGPQDGTPDGPKLHSVIVDPRDANHLYLGMSSGGVHESTDGGQSWAPLIDGLEVVEMFDPSKVWFHDPHCIRICPSNPDRLYQQNHCGIYRLDRPGRRWTRIGKTMPKSIGDVGFPMVVHPHDDDIAWVFPMDGSSVWPRVSLAGKPAVYVTRNGGRTWRRLDAGLPESQAWWTVKRQAMTSDARDPVGLYLGTTSGELWMGADEGAHWKCIAQHLPEIYAVETAQV, encoded by the coding sequence ATGGCACACAAGACCCTGCTGCTCGTCGCGACACGCAAGGGTGCCTGGATACTGCACGGCGATGGGGCACGCAAGCGGTGGCGGATCGACGGCCCGCACTTCCTCGGCAACATCATTCATCACCTGGTGCTCGATCCGCGCGACGGCCGGACCCTGCTCGCGGCCGCGAGCACCGGACACCTCGGGCCAACCTTGTTCCGTTCGCTCGATCGCGGGCGCAGCTGGCGCGAGGTCAAACGGCCGCCGGCATTCGCCAAGGTTCCCGAAGGCGAGAAGGGCCGGGTCGTCAATCACACGTTCTGGCTGACACCCGGGCTCGAATCGCAACCGGGTGTCTGGTACGCGGGCACGTCGCCGCACGGCCTGTTCTGCTCGGAGGATGGCGGCGACTCGTGGGAGGAATGCGCCGGCCTCAACGACGATCCGCAGTACCGCGAGTGGATGGGCGGCCCGCAGGATGGCACACCGGATGGCCCGAAGCTGCACTCCGTCATCGTGGATCCGCGGGACGCAAACCACCTCTATCTCGGCATGTCGAGTGGCGGCGTGCACGAATCGACCGACGGCGGACAAAGCTGGGCGCCGTTGATCGACGGGCTGGAAGTCGTCGAGATGTTCGATCCCTCGAAGGTCTGGTTTCACGATCCGCATTGCATCCGCATCTGCCCCAGCAATCCGGACCGCCTCTATCAACAGAATCATTGTGGCATCTATCGACTCGACCGTCCCGGCCGGCGCTGGACACGCATCGGCAAGACGATGCCGAAGTCGATCGGCGACGTCGGCTTTCCGATGGTCGTGCATCCACACGATGACGACATTGCCTGGGTGTTCCCGATGGATGGCTCGTCCGTCTGGCCCCGTGTGAGCCTCGCCGGCAAACCGGCCGTCTACGTCACGCGCAACGGCGGCCGGACCTGGCGCCGCCTGGATGCGGGGCTCCCGGAATCCCAGGCGTGGTGGACCGTGAAGCGGCAAGCGATGACGAGCGATGCGCGCGATCCGGTCGGCCTGTATCTCGGGACGACGAGCGGTGAGTTGTGGATGGGGGCCGACGAAGGCGCGCACTGGAAGTGCATCGCACAACATCTTCCCGAGATTTACGCCGTGGAAACTGCGCAGGTCTAG